Part of the Poecilia reticulata strain Guanapo linkage group LG2, Guppy_female_1.0+MT, whole genome shotgun sequence genome is shown below.
CAATTTGGATTCCCACCACCAGGTGGCAGGCTTACATTGTGGTTGCCGAGAGGAGCCGAGTCCTTGATGTCAAGCCTGTAAACGTTTTCCTGAAGAAGGCCAAAAAGAGGGAGGTAGAGCGTGGCGAGTCTGGCTTGGTGActctgaaattaaacaaaaaaggttttactaAGAAATTTATTATAGaagttaaaatatctaaaactatttctgttttagttAGGTAAAGGAGGTACTAAACAAAAAGgctttgtgtattttgtaaaacttaCTGATTGTGGGGATATAGAAACCCAATATTTATACAATTAAACTTCATGAATTGAAAAAGCGCAGTGTTTTAAAAGCACATAAAGcacataaacatttgttttactaaacaatatttaaaacagatctgtaaaaaagtaaaagcaaatacaacttaaaaggaacacagatttaaaaaaaaaaattctgattcaAAATGACGATGATGGGAAAATACATTTGAGTTAAAGGTGGCAGTTTATGGAATGATCTAAATCTCTTTTTTGGATtcaaacaaaatttgaaaattatcACAGTGAAGCCAGATGGAATtagattttttgtgtgtaattttttgtgtattggaaaaatgtttgattttctttttatgtgaatAGAGGGTAGATATAAGTTTATACTTCTTTTTGCTAAAAGAAGTACACACTTCGTTCACGATTTATTGAAGGCGTTTCGCTTTAATTATtgagtgaaaactgaaaatgaataaataaaaaataaaaatggaagtcAGGAGTCAGACTGTGTTGGTATTTTGTAACGTCAGAAACACAATCACAAAGATAAAACTAACATCACTTACCTTAGCAGCGTAGCGGTCATCAAATGTGTGTTTGATCATGAGTCCCTTGAGCACCTGAACGGCGATCTGGCGGATGTCTCTGTGCTCCTGGAGGGCCCCGCCCACCTCCCGCAGCAACAAGCCCACCAGGAAGTGGTTTCGACAGAAGTCGTCGGTCAGGGAGTAGTCCAGCTGCAGATCTGCAGCAAAGCACAAATCAAGAGATGGAactttttgttaattatgaaacaaaatgcaataaaaaaacaaaaggaagttCATAGACAAGGTCACCTTGAAATCTCTGTATTCTGCCTTTGCCGAATGGCATGGGAAGGTTCAGAGGGATGTAGTGCTCGTGGTTGCAAACCACCCGCAGGAACTCAAACTTAAACTCAAACAGAGTCTGGAAAGGACGTagtaaaagcaactttttaggGCGAAGGATTAATCTTAGAAagaaaactttcatttaaaaaagaaacacacctTTGGGTCTCCAGGCACAAAGCAGTTCATGTAGTTATTGATCTGCTTGAATACAAATCCCCTGTCCATGAAGGTAAAGCAGCGCTGGATGTAAAGTGGACAGTGAATCACAATTTATCTTCCTAAAAAGCTTCCCTAGTTGTTCAACATAAACTTTCCCTGCAGAGCAGAAGGGAGGAGGGCTAACCTTAATGAAAAGTGCCAGGCTGTGGTTGGCGTTGCGAGAAGCGTCAAGGTTATCCTTGTATTTCTGGGTGATGTGCGGCATCAACATGTTGACCAGAGTTTCCACAGCGTGGTGGAAGGACGCGGAAAAACGCTGGTTCCTCGAGAGCTGGGAACAGGAAACCGGAGAAGGAGGACGGGAGTTAGGCTCGCCTGGGATTTACCTCAGGAAGAGaaggagacagaaaataaaacacgtACTTTGACTTTACCGCTCTCCGTGAGATAGTAAGCCATCGATTTTACCAGAGCTTCAAAGAAGTACCATGAGTGCTgcaacacagaagaaaaacgttagtggaaggaagaagaaaGGTTAGAAGTGGTATGTGGAAACTTACGAGATAAACACTGAAGTGTGAGAGTGAACATTTTGATTAGCTGTAGttatacatttagtttttttctttataacaaTACACAATAGTAAATATCCAGTTGTTCACCAGTTTCCTAGTATGCAAACACCTGGTTTCTTTAACAGTTTAGTTGTGACAAACTATATGACAACATCTAATAACTGTGAAGACGTTTGTACTTTCTTGTTATTGTTGTTTCCAGATAAACTGCTcttaaagataataataattgtagAGTTTTCTACATCCAAAGCACAAAGTTAACTTTGGCCCACATTTACAATCAGAAAAGTAATTCAGCTGGAGAAACAAGAACATTAgagactgaaaagaaatttggGGATTCTGAAGAAATAGTAACAAGTCATCGACATAAAGTGAAACTTGATGCCCTGAACGTGCTGAAAACAGATAAAGTGAGGGAGTTTCACTTAAAGtggaaaagttttgatttttaaaaatcagtacATACTAAATGAAGAACTAATTCCATCCAAGTACTGTATTTCCATCTGCAACTCAGTCCTGGTAACATTAAGAGTGATTTTGCCCCTTTATAGTGTAAACTTTTGCAtacaaatagctttttttcagGTAAATTGGTGTTTAGTCCTACCTTTGTATTTGTACAGAGTAATAAGCACATTTAGGTTACCTTTAGCAACTTGTTGCTTGTTAAAAAGTCAGTGGACGGCTTGAGAATGGCCGTCATGGCTTTGGCCAGCTCTTCATGAACTGTTCTCAGACAGATGGACGAGTACAGCTCTGGcttaaacacaaactgaaaggagaaaaatgttaCTAGTATATGTTAGTTGTTCCAGGAAAACACACTGAATATCATTGTCAAGTGATATGATAAAAAAGCTTCACCTTGACGAAAGATCTTAGGTAATGCTCAAGTCCCTCCTCATGGCACTGCGCCACCACATGAACCATTACcctgaagaaaagcaaaggagaaaaatggcaacaaaaatgaaaaaccacATTTCTATTATGTCGGTGTGACAGCAGGtcttgaaaaacacaaagagtgtGCCAAATGTCcaatgaaaagaagaaatatggCATTAAGGAGAAAATATCTACCTGGTAACGTTGACAGCCACATCCTCATGCGATGCTCTGGTGAGGATGCAGAACAGCTGGTTGAGGATTGTGGGCAGGAAGTTGACCATCACATGGCCTTCCATTGCATGAAGACTCTAaaaaagatggggaaaaaaacacccaaTAATATCTGCAAATCTTAGCTTTTGATAAGAAATGGttaataaatgaactgaacttttgtttgctttgagcATTTAAAGGATAATGGAGCTCATAATACCTTCAGGTATTTAATCAGTTCTCCCTCTGAAGCTTGCTCTGACATGTCCATGCTTTGACAGTGTTGGAAGAAGTTGTGCAGATGCTGGTCCTGGTGAAAACACGCAATGcgataaataatttaatttaatttaagaaacTGAATCATTGTTCTTCAAGACGGAGCATGACGGAAGTGTGTTTACCTGAGTGTAAACTGTAGATACAAGATGGGTGGAGAGCGTGAACAGCGGTTTGCCTCCATCTACCCATTTAATCTCGGAGCCAGATTGCTGCAGTGATAAATGTGCATGAATTATTGTGCTGCATACTGATCAATGCAAAAGCGACTCTCTGAATATGAAAGCTGTATCCCCAAATGggggataaaaacaaaaacagatcaatactaacattattttcattttatgatgTTATAATTTCATACTACACTTTTTGACTTGAATGTCACATTAACAGGAAGGCTGCAAACTGTAATCCAATGCATgaatttacatacattttcctcttctttttccttttactctTTTGGTAAATGATTTTGGATCTAGACTTTGGTTAGTTTAGAGATTCAAGCCTTTAAAGGCATAAATTGAAAAAGTgatcaaactgatttttatgtgcattcattaaagtttaaatcttTTTGACTGCTTATTCAATGCGGTAAATAATAGATAAGTTAATGAATGCTACATTTGCCtgttaaacctttttttaagtGGCCTGAGCAATAGACTGGAAGTAGTATTTATGTGTATTTCAGTGAAGTCAACATAATCGTGTAACtacactttttcattttgtcatatttttgaaTACACAGTTTATTTTATGGCTTCAGTTGTTtgccttaattcattaaaaaactcACAATCTcagagaaaaacttttttttttacaaagaaaattagaaaaaaacaggagaaatatAGGAAACCCTGAACCGTATCAtaagttttgattttgtttactCATCTGTGCTttgataattacatttatttatttttcttgaaccAGTAGATTTCTGTCTAAACATTTTAGAGGTTTAGACAGATTATAGTTTCTGCtacatttggaaaatgtaaactaaatgcatcaatcaatatttattttcttctttttcttttttgctatttttaggCAACTGAATCTTGAACATTTTAGTTTCTCTAAATCAGGGCAGCAACAGCAGCGTTTGTGTATTACACCAGGAGATTAAattgaaaatgcaaaagaatCAGATGTATATGAAAGCAATGTTTTTTGCCTATTATTGTTATTTGCCTAAAGCAGTGCATCTTCTTTCCCTTCTGAAGCATGAGGGAGATAGACAAAACTGTGATGGGTTCTACTGAACAGCAGAGATTAGAAAATGACTGTAATTAAATTTATAATAAAGAAATCTCCATCAAACACTTCAGAGGCCTGTGTTATAGATTAAAGCTAAGCAGATTTCTGAGGCGTCTGGTGTAAAAGCCTGCGGGGCCTGCGTAAGGTCCCAATCCAATCTCAGCTAACAAGATTTCTATCTTTCAACCTTGAGACACTTTAGGAAATGACAACGGTTCagttgtttttccatatttgagGCTTGAATGCAAATAATTTTGCAGGAAATTCTTTGAATCTCAAGAGTCAAACGTCTGTTCACATCCAAACCCTCACGTGTTCCTTTCGCACGCCAatctaaaaatctaatttttggCTGTTGTTACCTTGCTAACGCCGTCCTGGGAGCTGAGATAGCCAGCAGGTAGATTTGCAGcgacaggaagctgctgttcGTTCATGATGACCCTGCCGCCGTCCTTCAGGAGCGGCAGCCAAGCTGAACCCACTGaagacaagaaataaaaaaaagatgtagcTGCGTTACAGTTTACACAGAAATGAACGTATATAAAATATGCCTGGGGATATTTACCAGGAGACTCTACTACATCCTTCTTCTTGCTGTTGTTGTCACAGCTGACATGAAAGAAGCTGAAGAGAAGGTGATGCTTCTCATGCAGCTGAGTCGGCAGCTCTATTTTAATCTGTAGACAGAAATATAGAGAAATTCGTTCTTCCTCCGATTGACAATTTAATCTTCGAATAAACCTTTACATAAATTAACTCTAATGAGGAACAACAAGCAGGAATACCTCGTCGTAGAACTCAGGGTTATGCTGGTGGTGGAGAACGGCTGCGTAAGCCTGTTTAGCGAAAAGAGGTCCTCCGGGTCGCCCGTAGATGCACTGCAGCAAAGACGGGTGTAAGAGATGAAATAGTGAACAAATGTGTAAGCGTTTTGCACCTTTCTAGGCTCTCTTTCACCTGCTCTCACAAAGCATAATGTAATCTGCAAACATTGTAATCCATgattttttgctaattttctgCTCAGgagtttgtggtgtttttttttttcaacctagAGCCCTCAAACAGATGTAATGAAAAGAGCACCgtgttttgtgtaaatgtacCTTCAGTGGCTGGGTTTCGTCCTCATCAGAGTCCTTAAATTCAACACATACAGCAATGTTCCTTGCCTGGAAATGggtgataaaaacacaaaaacacaaattaaaatcaggaGATAAATATGGAGAGTGTCATTTTGTGCGCGTACGAACACTTCAAGTAGATTTCCAAGAGCTatcttattaaatatttctggtttccTGTAACGAGCTGACCTATTTGggaacaacaataaaaaaaaaaatttaaaaaaaacactcctcTCTTTTAATGTATTAATCAAAAGCCGATGCTTGGCATGCAGATAATTCTCCGCGGCTCTGCAACTGGCCTAAATGAGCTGGAGGCCGCTGCCAGTCGCCTCATGGGCTAAACAGGAGAAGAAAGTGATGATTATATGAGAATGCCTGCCAAATAAAGGAATTGCTTTCCAAATAGGATAGCTTATATGCTTTGGATCTACAGTTCATGTTGCAGATAAGATCTGACTATTcagaagaacaaattaaaagaatttatgaattttttttatgttatgtaaaaaacaacagcaacacaaGCTTGGGGATAAACGTGAatgaaaagacaataaaacGTTACTTTGGTTACAGTAAGGCATTGTAACTACATGCCATTATGACCTTTTCTATACGTACCTTTGCAAATGACTTTTGTCCGTCATACTTGAGGTGTTTCGGGTAGACATACAGGTGGTTTTTATATATAGTGAATGGTTGGGCGCACTTAGCAATACACGGCACAAACTCTTCCACCTCCAGAAGAGCGCTGCCTGAACCATTTTGTTCAAAGTTTCTTACAGGGATGTATGAGGTAGTGACACAGTCTGCAAGGAAGCAGCAAAGAAACACCACTTAGAGGGATAATTATTAACTTCTAGTCATTTAACTAAATGATTAGAAGAAGTTccgaaaaaaataaaaaataaaggtttacTGGGTATGTCCGGTGCGACGTTATCAATAGTAACATCTAAGTTCCCCAGCAGCACAGGGAGTTTGGCCATTTTTTCTGGTCTGCAGggaaaacagaggaagaaaaacttgTTAGAAATTTACCAAAGCTCATTTGGAGAACAGGAAATAGATTgataacagcaacaacaaaaccccTGAAGACAACATACTTCCTGAAGTCAGTGAGGAGCTTGAACATGTCCTCGTCAGACAGCTTGCTGCTGTCCTGTCTGTAAAGAGCTGAGAAGCGAGAGTTTTTCTCCAGAGTTCCTGATGCATCCTTGAATACCGGCCTGCAGAGGGAAAAACGTAAGAACCTGAATATATAGGATAGCTGGGAGTAACACATTTATGCAACagacaacacaaacagaaaacagacttGGTGTAAAAGGCTTTTAATTTTTACCTTTAAGTGAAGGGTTTTATCTACCCTTTTCCTgcctttttaaattgtttttttattataataatactCAGTTGGCACCTTGCTGACAATTTACCCCATGTTGTGACATGTAGCTCAGTTAGCTTAGCAGCAGTTGTGATTAGCTCCAGCAAAAGGAATCAAGTTTCCAGAATTTCAAAGACTCTACATGCTTACAtctaaaacaacataaatataaaatgacttttttgggagctgtaaacaaacaataagTAGAATCTGAACTGACTTTGAAAGTCTGTGAACTTTTCCAATTTAccattctttctctctctcacaaaCTCTTTCCATCAGAATTACCACTGTGGTCTAAAACAGGAACTGTGTGAACAAGATGGAACATATCTGGAGTTTTAATGTCGGTAACCTCAGTGAACAAACACCTGTCCATCTACACACCACATCGGGTCTATCGTAAGCCGACTTCACACCTTGCAGCCCAAGCAAATGGCATCCTGTACTGTCCCAGTCTGCTGCAGGCTGTCTTGGCGTTCTTCAACACCTTTTGAGCCACCTAAAcaagaatgtatttatttaatgtgatCATCTACTAATACAAGAAAGTGAATATCTCTGCTCGTGTACTCACTTTGGTGGAGTCGGAGCTCTTCATGTAAGGTTCGGTGCAGTGGGTGATGCCCCCTTGAAGGACCTTCTCAATTCTGGCAACCAAGAAGATCTCTGGGTGGGGGCAGGTTACAGAGAAGACCCCCTGTGTGGGGTAGTGAGGAGCCAGACCGAGGCCTTCTGGGGGACCTTCGCCGATGATTTCTGAATTGGATCCGTTGCCTTGACCACATGTCATCTGGCGAACCAAAAGGTGGTTGAGATCCACGCGGAAGTCGGCGGAGATCTTTCTGCTGTTCTGGACGTCGAACAGGGACAGGACCACGTAGAACGGTTCAACCTgtggagaaagaagaaacacaAGAAGGAGaggagataaaatgtttttggaaagaCCAAGAGAAGGAGTGAAATATGAAAGATGATAACAGATGTTCCTCCTCCCAAATGTACTTCACAGTTTTCGTCCGGCCCAAATGGATCTTCTTGTTTACGCTTTCCACCATCATTCCCATTACACGAGGCTCTTTATCTGAGGTTTGTGCAGGCTTGTGCTAACAGCTGAGCTTTCAcagctaaaaatatattgtgtAAAGAGGAGTTCTCTTTTCACTAAAAGTGACGTCAGGAAACCACATTTAGTGCTAATGCTTCATGTGAAGCCCTGGCTGGGAGTCAGGATACCAACCCATCAATATGAGCTTTAACAATCAACCATCCAAATGGGCCATCTGAACGATTTAAAACTCCCTGGCATTTGCGTAAATGCCAGGGAGCACTTCAGACTCCAATTTCTGTTCAACAACAAATGCATCCGAAGCTCTCAAGCCTACATTAGTGGTCGGTCCCTCTTCGTTTTCTGTTACGCAGCCCTGCAGGTTGAACGACAAGTTGTGACAGCTGACCAGGACTCTCTTCCCGAACTTCTCCTCAAACGGACGCACGTCTGGTTCGATGCCAGAAAAGTCCAGTTTCTGTGACAAACCGTAGTTGTCGTTAGGAGGCTTAAATCTTGTCACAGTACTTATAATCCAGAACTTCCTCACCTGAGTGTCTGGATCCAGAGTAAACAGCTTTAGGCGAGCTTCGCTTCTCATTCTGGATTCGACATCTCTAGCAGTCTGgtagaaatcaaattaaatgtttttttaaaaaaagagatgtgCACAGATTCCTGCAGGATATAGAATAAGTCGAAAAGAGCTTGAATCTGATACTTGGTCAGAACTGTAAAGCAATACAAGTACAGTGAGctttgtgtacatttgtaatCAGACCTCTAGGAGGTCATTGggtttttatttcccaaaaattttgaaaattatgtaTCCTTATCTATCCccttttcaccatgttattttGACCTAacagaaaatcccaataaaatacactattgTTGCTTGTTGTGACCTAAAAACTTGTGcaaaagttcaagaggtgtgaaaacttttgattcagaaatcaaaacaaaatgttgaaatgcaAGTATGAAGGAAACAGCAGTGAATAATAAATCTATCTGGGATCATCAAtgtttttggatttgtttttttaaagaaaacaaatcccaTAATAGGCCTAGATGATTGTTTTTAGAATACCACGTTCACTCCCTGTGAGCAGAAGAAGTATTCCACTTGGAGAAGCAAACACACTTATCCAGATGTGCAGCAGAGTGACCACCATGTGGAAAATGTGGCTCCAGGAAACCCAGACATTTGACTAATTAGCTTACAGCTTCGGTTACAAATAATCAAGAAACTTTCTGCGCATCAGATCCTATTGGGGCTCGCAAGCAGCAACAGATTTGATTTGTTGGGTGTTATGAGTGAAGGTGTAGCTTAAATAGATAAACAGGTTACCTGAAAGTTGTCTTGAAAGCTTCCAGAGGAAAGCTCTGCTTTTCCGTGCTCCTCATCTGTTAGAAAGATCAACATGAGTTTTGTTAGCTGTGGTTTGTTATAGCAGAACCATAATGAAGTGTTGGTTTTTAGCCTTTCTGGaaacaccaaaagaaaaaacatttaggttaGGAAGTTATGAATGATTTTCAAAGTGTAACATTTTTCTCCTTGGGgggaaacttaaaaataaaaacatgtgcaaaaaggtttaaaatccCACAAGATATCTGGAACAAATGCATTATAAACAGTGTGAaacatggaggggaaaaaaataaagcagaaattgtTGAGGAGATCAGAAAAAACTACCATCATTCAGATCGCCGTTCCTTTTCTCCTGCATGGCCTGTTCGAAGCTGCTGTGAAGAATCTTGTTCAGGATGCTGATCCACTCCTCCATTTCTGCTTCGCTGTCAGCGGCCAGCAGGAACGTGCTCTTGTCCTGCATCTTCAGCTCAAACGCAAACCGACGCACTTTGCTATTCTGAAAATACGCGAGTAATCCTGAGCTTTATCCTCAAGTTTAACTTTCAAAGAATCTGTGCGCAGGCAACGCTACCTGAACAACCCCCATGCACGAGTCGAGAAAGATGGTTCCTTTGGGTTCCTTGGAGGTGTTTTCATCTTTATAGAAGTTGAGGTTGTAGGAGCCGTCACCCAGCTGAGCCAGATGGAAGTATCTCCTCTTGAAGGACTGGAGGATGAAAATAGAGACTGTGAAAACCAGTGTTGTTTATCGTTTcaatctaaaaataaagaggGAACGGGGCATGGGAACGCTCCGTGGGTAATAGTGAAAACGTCAAGGGCTATCTATAGCGAGGCCTAATCTGATTTCCaaatgtgcaagaaaaaaatgcaaacattatcGCCTTAAAAGTCATTGAAAACAtgaggagaaacagaaaagcGTTGATTATTGAGGTACATTTTCATCTGGACGTGGgtagaatgaaaaataaaaactttcgcAAACTTTTTCAGcgaaatataggagcttgttttaagtaaataatttattaatattgattttttttttttaagtactagCTCCACTGggatattcttttaaaaaaacattttccccatgttataatGAAATGATCTGCTAGTGGAGCTAGAACTTTTCATCAATAagggattattgacttaaaacaagctgctatatgtttctgaaaagttactcagtcagttttgctttatttcaagtgaaccaAAATTTGCAATATAAACTAGAGCAAaggttttgtggttttgaaaaCTGAGACAAATGAGGATTGATGTCGAACTgagatttttttacttaaggGTAACATTTCCTCTAGAATGCTCACCCTCATGGTAACACTAATCGCACTGTTCATGTTGCCTTTGTAGAGCCAGCCATGCTTCGACACGCCTCCCTTTTGTGATCCAAGAGAGGCTGCATCCTggaggagataaaaaaaataaaaaaaatgtttcatttaggTAAAAAATACTGTTCTCTACTTATTATGTCTCTCCAAAAGAGAATAGAATCAACAGGATTTCCTGTTTGAGGAGAGATGTTTGGAAACTCTACCTCGTCTTTTTCCACGTCTTCGTCCACTTCAAACACGTGGGCAGCAAGCTTCTCCGGTCTCAACACCTTGCTGAAGGACAAATGTCACATTCATTTCACTTGGTTCAGTTTAAACTTCCTCTTGTCATACAATCATTTTTCATCATATATATAACCATTAGATTTTTCATTATTCATTAGCACTGCTACAACCGCCTTCAATTGTGACTTTAAATTATGACTAAGAAATTCAAAgtgtatatttttcaaatgaatatcTGTGGTTTCTGATTACAATTTGAGTTTGTATGTGGTGGGcccacaaagtagtgcataagaaagataaaattactttttattcttcaaattaCAAATTGGAGGACCAAATTGAAGAGAAAgctaaaactaatattttcgtggcagcatcatgtcaaCAGAGTTGATGTTCATGGCCTCTCTGTGTGCAATATGTGCAAACCTAGTAGGAACATACCTAAAAAGACTTTAAGGTGCCGATTAAAGGGGGTGGAACACGAAT
Proteins encoded:
- the LOC103474130 gene encoding dedicator of cytokinesis protein 9-like isoform X7; this encodes MGCTTSVVLLEGLRSILERNCTYVKGSVELGALEDEEEAQTLWGSHQWIPTTALVKPKIIEPLDYENVLLQRKTQIISDVLRDMLQFPTEDFQISTLRRQGRTLLSTVPETAEKEASSLFVQECIKTYKSDWHVVNYKYEEYSGDFRQLPHKVLRPEKLAAHVFEVDEDVEKDEDAASLGSQKGGVSKHGWLYKGNMNSAISVTMRSFKRRYFHLAQLGDGSYNLNFYKDENTSKEPKGTIFLDSCMGVVQNSKVRRFAFELKMQDKSTFLLAADSEAEMEEWISILNKILHSSFEQAMQEKRNGDLNDDEEHGKAELSSGSFQDNFQTARDVESRMRSEARLKLFTLDPDTQKLDFSGIEPDVRPFEEKFGKRVLVSCHNLSFNLQGCVTENEEGPTTNVEPFYVVLSLFDVQNSRKISADFRVDLNHLLVRQMTCGQGNGSNSEIIGEGPPEGLGLAPHYPTQGVFSVTCPHPEIFLVARIEKVLQGGITHCTEPYMKSSDSTKVAQKVLKNAKTACSRLGQYRMPFAWAARPVFKDASGTLEKNSRFSALYRQDSSKLSDEDMFKLLTDFRKPEKMAKLPVLLGNLDVTIDNVAPDIPNCVTTSYIPVRNFEQNGSGSALLEVEEFVPCIAKCAQPFTIYKNHLYVYPKHLKYDGQKSFAKARNIAVCVEFKDSDEDETQPLKCIYGRPGGPLFAKQAYAAVLHHQHNPEFYDEIKIELPTQLHEKHHLLFSFFHVSCDNNSKKKDVVESPVGSAWLPLLKDGGRVIMNEQQLPVAANLPAGYLSSQDGVSKQSGSEIKWVDGGKPLFTLSTHLVSTVYTQDQHLHNFFQHCQSMDMSEQASEGELIKYLKSLHAMEGHVMVNFLPTILNQLFCILTRASHEDVAVNVTRVMVHVVAQCHEEGLEHYLRSFVKFVFKPELYSSICLRTVHEELAKAMTAILKPSTDFLTSNKLLKHSWYFFEALVKSMAYYLTESGKVKLSRNQRFSASFHHAVETLVNMLMPHITQKYKDNLDASRNANHSLALFIKRCFTFMDRGFVFKQINNYMNCFVPGDPKTLFEFKFEFLRVVCNHEHYIPLNLPMPFGKGRIQRFQDLQLDYSLTDDFCRNHFLVGLLLREVGGALQEHRDIRQIAVQVLKGLMIKHTFDDRYAAKSHQARLATLYLPLFGLLQENVYRLDIKDSAPLGNHNNMREDSLVPNSMVTPQKPGSCIENALHKDVFGVISGTASPHSSTPNVSSVHHADSRGSLASTDSANSLLDKSSDKTNSLEKSQCVSAVGSTVLRCDKLDRDEIGNLLMCFLHILKSMSEEALFAYWNKAAPSELMDFFTLIEICLHQFRYMGKRFIARSQEGAGPVAADRKSLTLPVSRTRAGILHARLQQLGALENSHTINNVYCHTEVDVNSQCLLEANVSTEVCLTVLDTLSTFIMGFKTQLNSDLGHNPLMKTVFQVHLCFLQIPQSEAALKQVFTSLRTFIFKFPCTFFDGRADMCASLCYEILKCCNSKLSFIRSDAAHLLYFLMKSNFDYTGRKSFVRTHLQVVIAVSQLIADVIGIGSTRFQQSLSIVNNCANSDKSIKS
- the LOC103474130 gene encoding dedicator of cytokinesis protein 9-like isoform X11, encoding MASAPPEPRKFTRGLNKPGTAAELRQSVSEAVRTSVLMVKPKIIEPLDYENVLLQRKTQIISDVLRDMLQFPTEDFQISTLRRQGRTLLSTVPETAEKEASSLFVQECIKTYKSDWHVVNYKYEEYSGDFRQLPHKVLRPEKLAAHVFEVDEDVEKDEDAASLGSQKGGVSKHGWLYKGNMNSAISVTMRSFKRRYFHLAQLGDGSYNLNFYKDENTSKEPKGTIFLDSCMGVVQNSKVRRFAFELKMQDKSTFLLAADSEAEMEEWISILNKILHSSFEQAMQEKRNGDLNDDEEHGKAELSSGSFQDNFQTARDVESRMRSEARLKLFTLDPDTQKLDFSGIEPDVRPFEEKFGKRVLVSCHNLSFNLQGCVTENEEGPTTNVEPFYVVLSLFDVQNSRKISADFRVDLNHLLVRQMTCGQGNGSNSEIIGEGPPEGLGLAPHYPTQGVFSVTCPHPEIFLVARIEKVLQGGITHCTEPYMKSSDSTKVAQKVLKNAKTACSRLGQYRMPFAWAARPVFKDASGTLEKNSRFSALYRQDSSKLSDEDMFKLLTDFRKPEKMAKLPVLLGNLDVTIDNVAPDIPNCVTTSYIPVRNFEQNGSGSALLEVEEFVPCIAKCAQPFTIYKNHLYVYPKHLKYDGQKSFAKARNIAVCVEFKDSDEDETQPLKCIYGRPGGPLFAKQAYAAVLHHQHNPEFYDEIKIELPTQLHEKHHLLFSFFHVSCDNNSKKKDVVESPVGSAWLPLLKDGGRVIMNEQQLPVAANLPAGYLSSQDGVSKQSGSEIKWVDGGKPLFTLSTHLVSTVYTQDQHLHNFFQHCQSMDMSEQASEGELIKYLKSLHAMEGHVMVNFLPTILNQLFCILTRASHEDVAVNVTRVMVHVVAQCHEEGLEHYLRSFVKFVFKPELYSSICLRTVHEELAKAMTAILKPSTDFLTSNKLLKHSWYFFEALVKSMAYYLTESGKVKLSRNQRFSASFHHAVETLVNMLMPHITQKYKDNLDASRNANHSLALFIKRCFTFMDRGFVFKQINNYMNCFVPGDPKTLFEFKFEFLRVVCNHEHYIPLNLPMPFGKGRIQRFQDLQLDYSLTDDFCRNHFLVGLLLREVGGALQEHRDIRQIAVQVLKGLMIKHTFDDRYAAKSHQARLATLYLPLFGLLQENVYRLDIKDSAPLGNHNNMREDSLVPNSMVTPQKPGSCIENALHKDVFGVISGTASPHSSTPNVSSVHHADSRGSLASTDSANSLLDKSSDKTNSLEKSQCVSAVGSTVLRCDKLDRDEIGNLLMCFLHILKSMSEEALFAYWNKAAPSELMDFFTLIEICLHQFRYMGKRFIARAGILHARLQQLGALENSHTINNVYCHTEVDVNSQCLLEANVSTEVCLTVLDTLSTFIMGFKTQLNSDLGHNPLMKTVFQVHLCFLQIPQSEAALKQVFTSLRTFIFKFPCTFFDGRADMCASLCYEILKCCNSKLSFIRSDAAHLLYFLMKSNFDYTGRKSFVRTHLQVVIAVSQLIADVIGIGSTRFQQSLSIVNNCANSDKSIKHTAFPSDVKDLTKRIRTVLMATEQMKEHENDPEMLVDLQYSLAKSYTSTPELRKTWLDSMARIHNKNGDLSEAAMCYVHVAALVAEYLWRKGMFRQGCSAFRVITPNIDEEAAMMEDVGMQDVHFSEEVLLELLEECADGLWKAERYELIADVYRLIIPIYEERRDFEKLTHLYDTLHRAYTKVMEVMHTGKRLLGTYFRVAFFGQAAGFFEDEDGKEYIYKEPKFTPLSEISQRLLKLYSDKFGPENVKIIQDSGKVNPKDLDSKYAYIQVTHVMPHLDDKELDDRKTDFEKSHNIRRFVFETPFTVSGKKQGGVEEQCKRRTILTTTHCFPYVKKRIAVMYQHQSDLSPIEVAIDEMSAKVGELRLLCSASEVDMIRLQLKLQGSISVQVNAGPLAYARAFLDNGSAKRYPDNKVKQLKEVFRQFVDACGQALGVNERLIKEDQHEYHDEMKANYRDMIRELSSIMHEQINPVEDGTRSTLSDSMGIFNAISGTPSSTNSQGSTTVL